The Polyangium mundeleinium genome contains the following window.
GCGCTCCTTGCGGTGCGTGAGGCACTCTTCGAGGCGCAGGCCCGCCACGATGCGCCGCGTGGCGCCGACGAACATCTCGCGCAGGATGTCTGTGAGCGCGTGGTGATCCCGATCGATCATCCGGTAGGCGAGCAGCGGCTCGACGATGCGGTAGACCGCGAGGCCCGTCACCTCCACGCCGGCCTTCTCCAGCGTCACCTGATCGGCGCGGAACTGGAGCTTTTGGATGGTGGTGGGGATCAGCGTCACGCTGTCCGACGGCCACTTGAAGACGCTCACGCCTTGGCCCGAGCGCTTCACCTTCCCGTCGCGGATCAGGATGAGAAACTCGTGCGGCTCTGCGGTGACACGGCCGAAGTTCGGGATCGTTCGCATGCCGGCGTGAGGGAGCAATCGCCGCGCCAGCGCCGAAATCACGCGCAGCCAGCGTGTTTGCGAGGCAGAGGGCCCGCGTCCCGCCCCGCGCCGCGCTCCATTCCGACGCGCGCCGATCCGTTTCGAAGCTCAGGCCGGATCGACGACCGCGTACACCACGATCGGCTCGGCCTTGCCGCGCACCGTCACGGGCGGCATCGGCCGCGCCGTCACGATGTCCTTCACCCGCTCGTGGGCTGCCTCGCTGAGGAGGATGTCCGTCCCGAGCTCCTTGGTGAGCCCCTCGATCCGCGCCGCCACGTTCACGACGTCGCCGATCACCGTGTACTCCATCCGATCGGGGCTCCCCACGCTCCCGGCCACCATCTCGCCCGTGTGCAACCCGATCCCGATGCGCACCGCCGCGCGTCCCTCGGCCACCTCGCGCTCGTTGAACCGGGCGAGCGCCGCGCGCACCCCGAGCGCCGCGCGGGCCGCGCGTTCGGCGTGATCGGACGCCGGCACGGGCGCGCCGAACACCGCCAGCAGGCTGTCACCGCCGAACTTGTTGATGAACCCCCCCTCGGCGCGGATCGGCGGGCTCACCGCGGCGAAGTACCGGTTGAGCAGGCTCACGACCTCCACGGGTGACATCGCCTCCGAGAGCGACGTGAAGCCGCGGATGTCGGCGAAGATCACGGTCGCGCGCACGAGGCTCCCGCCCATGGACACGCCGTGCTTCATCACCTGCTCGGCGAGCTCGGGCGCCACGTACCGGCCGAACGCGTCGCGCAGCCGCTCGCGCTCCACGAGCCCGTGCGTCATCCGGTTGAAGCCCCGGTACGCCTCGGCGAACTCGTCCGTCGAGGCCACCACGAGCTCCGCCGACACCTCGCCTCGCTCGACGCGCCGCATCGCCTCGACGAGATCCCCGGCCGACGACGCGATGTCGCGCGAGAGCATCGTCGCGAGGAAGAGCGCCAAGCTCGATCCGCCGATCACGAGCAGGAGCACCCACACTTCGAGCGGATCCTCGATCCACCCGAAGTCGAACATCTGCGCCTTCGCGAGCAGGCGATCGAGCTTGAGCAGCACCGTGTACCCGAGCGCCGCGAGCGGCACGCACGCGACGAACGCGAACACGAAGAGGAGCTGCGAGCGCATCTTGAGCGGCAGCACCTTGGGCACCGCGTCGCGCACCGCCTCGTCCACGTGCGCGCGGATGTGCGGGAGCACGGGCTTCACGGCCGACTTCACCGCGAGGTACTCGTAGATCGCGTGGCCCGAGGCGAAGACCACGACCGTCGCGTAGACGAGGGCGAACTGCCACGGCGCGAGGCCGAGCCCGAGCCGCGCGTTCGCGAGCAAGCAGGCCACCGTCAGACCCATGGCGAGGACCGGCGCGTGCAGGAAGAGCACACGCGCGGCCGTGTAGAGCGGCAGGTTCAGGGCGCGCGCGAGCGCCGGCGCCGCGAGCGACGTCGCCGAAGGCCCCGGCAGCGCCGCGAAGAACGCGCGGATCGGCGCGACGTGCCGCCCGATCACCAGGATGTCGGCGATCATCTGCGGCAGCGAGGCCAGCGGCGCGAGCAGACCGAGGACGAGCTGCTTCTGGTAGGCGCTGAAGTCGAGGCCGAACAGGAAAAAAAGCGCCCCGGTGCCCGTCGCGGCCAGGGAGGCGGTGAGGTAGATCAGGATCAGCCGCCGATGCAAGAGCCGCCCGAGCTCGCCCCAGGCGCGCTCTCCGGCCGTCTTCTCGGGCGTCGTCGCCAGCGCCTCCGTCATCACTCCACCCTATTCCTCGACGGGATCCTTCGGGCGCTCCGCCAGCACCGGCGCCGCGAGCGCGGCGAGCGATGTCGCGAGCGTGGCCGCCAGGGGCAAGAAGGTTCGTAATGCCGGCCCCCCGTCGATGCGTACCACGCGCGGCCGCGGATCTGTGTCCGGGGTGGTTGACTCCAGCGTCGCGAGGAGCCGCTCCCGCTCGAAGTCGAAGGAGAGCGAACGGAGGACGACGCCGGGCTCGAACGACGCGAGCGCCTCGAAGAGCGGCCCCGCCGCGGCGAGGGCCTGCTCGGCCCGCTCCCCGCGGAGATCGACCCCGGGACCCGCGAAGGGGCACCCCTCGGCATCCGTCTTCGGCACCACGCGCACGTGGCGATCCGCGACGCGCAGCTTGAACGAACGGATCTGCAAGGGGTCCCTCGCGAATCCAGGCTGCTAGCGACGCACCTCGTGCGGCTTCCGCCCCTTGTTGTTGCACTTGCCACGCTCGGCGCGGGCGCGCTTCATCGCGATGGGCATCGAGCCCTTCCCCGACGCGGGCGGCACCAGGCAATGCGGCTTCGACCCGATGAGATCCGCGCGCCCGGCCTTGATCAAGGCCTCGCGCGCCTCGTCGTGGTGGGCCGCATCCCAGTAGAGCAAGAGCGCCTTCTGGAGCCGCTTTTCGTGCATCTCCTTGGCCGTGTACACCGGCGCCTTCGTGAAGGGATCGAGGCCCGTGTAATACATGCACGTCGCCATCGACATCGGCGTCGGAATGAAATCCTGCACCTGCCTCGGCCGCATTCCCTTTTTCTTGAGCCAGAGCGCGAGGTCCACCATGTCCTTCAGCGCCGATCCCGGGTGGCCCGAGATGAAGTACGGCACGAGGAACTGGTTCTTCCCCGCGTCCTCGCTCGCGCACTGGAATTGCTCGGCGAAGCGCTCGTAGCTCTCGATGCCCGGCTTCTTCATCTTGTCGAGCACGTCCTTCTTCGAGTGCTCGGGCGCGACCGAGAGCTGACCGCCCACGTGCCATTTCGCGAGCTCCTCGATGAATTCGGGCGAGCGCTCGGCGAGGTCGTACCGGATGCCCGACGCGATGAAGACCTTCTTCACGCCCTCGCTCTCGCGCACGGCCCGCATCAGATCGAGCAGCGGCTCGTGATCCGTCTCCAGGTTCTCGCAGACCCCGGGGTGCACGCACGAGAGCCTGCGGCATTTGCTCTCGATCGCGGGGTCCTTGCATTTCATCATGTACATGTTGGCCGTGGGGCCGCCGAGGTCCGAGATGGATCCGCGGAAATCACCCATCCGGCGAAGCGCGCGGATCTCCTTCAGGATGCTCTCGGCCGAGCGCGACTGGATCACCCGACCCTCGTGCTCCGTGATCGAGCAGAACGTGCAGCCCCCGAAGCAGCCGCGCATCGTCACGATCGAATGCTTCACCGTCTCGAACGCCGGGATCGGCTCCGAATACGTGAAATGGGCCGCGCGCGCGAAGGGCAGGTCGTAGAGCTCGTCCATGTCCTTCGTCTCGAGCGGGATGGCGGGCGGATTGAAATACACCGCCTCCTCGCCGTGCGGCTGCACGAGCGGCCGCCCGTTGCCCGGGTTCGTCTCGTACTGGAAGCGCCGGCTCATCTCGGCGAACGCCTCCTTGTCCCGGACGACCTCCTCGTAGCTCGGCAGGATCACGGTCTTGCCGTCGCTGACGAACCGGCTCGGTTCGATGTCCTCCCATTCGCCCTTGCGCAGCACGAGGGCCGTGCCCCGCACGTCGCGGAGGTCACGGATCGTCTCGCCCCGCCGCAGCCGCTCGGCGACCTCCCAGACCGGCCGCTCGCCCATCCCGAAAATGAGCAGATCCGCCTTGGCGTCGAGCAGCACGCTCCGGCGCACCTGGTCCGACCAGTAGTCGTAGTGGGCGATCCGCCGCAGCGACGCCTCGATCCCGCCGAGCACGAGCGGCACGCCCGGGAAGGCGCGGCGGCAGAGGTTGCCGTACACGATCGTCGCGCGGTTCGGCCGGAGCCCCGTGCGCCCGCCCGGCGAGTACTGGTCCTCGCTCCGGACCTTCTTCTGCGCCGTGAGCTTGTTCAACATGCTGTCCATGTTGCCGGCCGTGATGCCCACGAAGAGCCGCGGCTGCCCCATGCGCAGGAGGTCGTCCGTCGTGCGCCAGTCCGGCTGCGAGATGACCCCGACGCGGAAGCCGCGCGCTTCGAGGAAGCGGCCGATCAGGGCGGCGCCGAACGCGGGGTGATCGACGTACGCGTCGCCGTTCACGAGGAGCACGTCGAGCTCGTCCCAACCACGCGCCTCCATCTCGGCGCGGGTCGTGGGCAGGAAACGACGGAGATCACGCCCCGACGCATGGGCGCTCTTGCGGATCTGGACGATGGTCACGGCGCCGTGACCCTAGCCTGCCGGGGGCCGCGCGTCAGCGACGGCGACGACGTACGCGCGTTTTTCCGCGCCTGCCGTTCCGCCCCCGCCCCTGCTCCTGCTCCCGCTCCCGCTTCCGTTCTCGCCCGCTCGGCGTCACCGCGCGGCACCTGCGGCGCGCGAACGGCCTCTCGCGCCCGGCGGGCTCAGGTCGATCCGAGGGGGGCATCGCTGCCGGAGACGATGAAGCTTGCCCAGTAGTAGGGGTGCGCGCGGTCGGGCCGGTCGAGCATCTCGAGCTGCCCGAGGCGCATCGCTTCACTCCGGCCGCACCCGGCAAGGAGCCTGTCGTAGTAGGCCTCCATCAGCTCGCGCGTCGCTGCATCGTCGACGCTCCACAAGCTCATCACCTGGGTCTCCGCGCCTGCCATGACCATGGCGCGCCGCAGGCCGTAGACGCCGTCTCCGATACGAACCTTGCCTACCCCGGTCATGCACGCGGAGAGCACCACGAGCTTCGTTCCAACCAGGTCGAGCTGCGAAACCTCCAGCGCGGTCAGGAGGCCATCGCCCTCTTCCTCATGGCCGCGATTTGCGCCGGCGAGCGCGATACCCGAGCGCAAAAGGGCGTTCTCCATGATATCCAGCTTGGGTAGAGGTTCGAGGTCACTGGAAGGGGATAGGTGAAGCCCAGGCAAGTCCGGGAGAAAAAACCCGTGTGTCGCGATGTGCAGCACGCGCGGCCCTGCGAGAGCTTTCACGGCATCCGTGGTCGCTGCAACGCCCGTCAGATACCTGGAGCCGGGTAGCTTCGTCGAAATGGCGCGGCCTTCGTTTGCGGCAAAGTGAAGCGGGGAAAACCGCATTCCTCTTGCGTCCGCAGAGCGCTGCCTGCGGGTGCCGGCTTGGCCCGCGGGCGTGGCACCTCGCGCGGTGTCATAGTCCGGCGCCGCGACGACGACCGGACCTTGCTGCGAGGGCACGCTGGTCCCGAGGCGCAAGAGATCTCGACCGCTCGCCAGATACGTCAATGCGTAGCGCTCGACGAGGTAATGCCCATCCTCGTCCACGAGGACGCCAAAGGGTACGAGGTTGAGAACACCATCCGGACTGAGCAGGATCCGGCGGCCCGGACCGAGGAGACGGCGGATCGGTTGCATCACCAGCGCGTCCAGGTCACGGGCAGCGGGCCGCGGGTCGACGAACGGCTCGGCATGCGAGAGGAATTCGCGGGCCGTACCATGGGCGCCGATGGGGCCCGGTCCGGCGGCCTTCCGCGAGAGCGCCTGCCGCAAGCGAGTGACCGCCGCATGGATGGGCGCGGCGGGGCCGAGATCGGCCCAGGCGATCTCGCCACTCCGATGCAATACATACGCCACATAACGTGGCTCGCCCACGCGATAGCTCCACGTGTCCGTGTCGAATGGAGCGTATATAAAAAACTCTACGAGCGTGGCTCCTTCCGGGATGGCAGCGCGCACCTCGTCGACCGTGAGGGGCCGCAAATCGCCGCGGAGCTCGGCGCTACGACGGCTGATGTCGGCCTCGAGCTCATGGCGCTCCGCCGCGAGGCGCTCCAACCTCGCGCGATACTCACCACGGGTCATCCGCGCCGGCTTTCGGTACAC
Protein-coding sequences here:
- a CDS encoding YgiQ family radical SAM protein — encoded protein: MEARGWDELDVLLVNGDAYVDHPAFGAALIGRFLEARGFRVGVISQPDWRTTDDLLRMGQPRLFVGITAGNMDSMLNKLTAQKKVRSEDQYSPGGRTGLRPNRATIVYGNLCRRAFPGVPLVLGGIEASLRRIAHYDYWSDQVRRSVLLDAKADLLIFGMGERPVWEVAERLRRGETIRDLRDVRGTALVLRKGEWEDIEPSRFVSDGKTVILPSYEEVVRDKEAFAEMSRRFQYETNPGNGRPLVQPHGEEAVYFNPPAIPLETKDMDELYDLPFARAAHFTYSEPIPAFETVKHSIVTMRGCFGGCTFCSITEHEGRVIQSRSAESILKEIRALRRMGDFRGSISDLGGPTANMYMMKCKDPAIESKCRRLSCVHPGVCENLETDHEPLLDLMRAVRESEGVKKVFIASGIRYDLAERSPEFIEELAKWHVGGQLSVAPEHSKKDVLDKMKKPGIESYERFAEQFQCASEDAGKNQFLVPYFISGHPGSALKDMVDLALWLKKKGMRPRQVQDFIPTPMSMATCMYYTGLDPFTKAPVYTAKEMHEKRLQKALLLYWDAAHHDEAREALIKAGRADLIGSKPHCLVPPASGKGSMPIAMKRARAERGKCNNKGRKPHEVRR
- a CDS encoding adenylate/guanylate cyclase domain-containing protein, encoding MTEALATTPEKTAGERAWGELGRLLHRRLILIYLTASLAATGTGALFFLFGLDFSAYQKQLVLGLLAPLASLPQMIADILVIGRHVAPIRAFFAALPGPSATSLAAPALARALNLPLYTAARVLFLHAPVLAMGLTVACLLANARLGLGLAPWQFALVYATVVVFASGHAIYEYLAVKSAVKPVLPHIRAHVDEAVRDAVPKVLPLKMRSQLLFVFAFVACVPLAALGYTVLLKLDRLLAKAQMFDFGWIEDPLEVWVLLLVIGGSSLALFLATMLSRDIASSAGDLVEAMRRVERGEVSAELVVASTDEFAEAYRGFNRMTHGLVERERLRDAFGRYVAPELAEQVMKHGVSMGGSLVRATVIFADIRGFTSLSEAMSPVEVVSLLNRYFAAVSPPIRAEGGFINKFGGDSLLAVFGAPVPASDHAERAARAALGVRAALARFNEREVAEGRAAVRIGIGLHTGEMVAGSVGSPDRMEYTVIGDVVNVAARIEGLTKELGTDILLSEAAHERVKDIVTARPMPPVTVRGKAEPIVVYAVVDPA
- a CDS encoding CHAT domain-containing protein gives rise to the protein MSARDGRKPDDRRGHGAMALESAWAEAEQFNQKVNQLYGEGKFDAAIPFAERALAIAEDAFGSHHPMVATTLNNLASLHEAKGDYVKAEPILRRALTIFEETLGPEDHNVATALNNLARVYHSKGDSSKSESLHRRALAIQERVLGPDHVDVGESLNNLATICLAKKDHATAERYIQRALTIWEKALGPAHPYVALALRHLALVYKARGDYTEAEPLYQRVLSIEERVLGPHHPRLSGSLLGFATLRSQRGDHVAAEPLQQRALAIREKALGPDHPDVADALAQLARVYQALGQHEKAVDKLGRAVAIQDRNAAMLLNTGSDEQKQAYMSTLRGRTDQAISSHVQAAPHAEEAKRLALAVILNRKGRVLDAMTDSFAAMRHSLAPSDRGRLEELRSISAEYSALVYRKPARMTRGEYRARLERLAAERHELEADISRRSAELRGDLRPLTVDEVRAAIPEGATLVEFFIYAPFDTDTWSYRVGEPRYVAYVLHRSGEIAWADLGPAAPIHAAVTRLRQALSRKAAGPGPIGAHGTAREFLSHAEPFVDPRPAARDLDALVMQPIRRLLGPGRRILLSPDGVLNLVPFGVLVDEDGHYLVERYALTYLASGRDLLRLGTSVPSQQGPVVVAAPDYDTARGATPAGQAGTRRQRSADARGMRFSPLHFAANEGRAISTKLPGSRYLTGVAATTDAVKALAGPRVLHIATHGFFLPDLPGLHLSPSSDLEPLPKLDIMENALLRSGIALAGANRGHEEEGDGLLTALEVSQLDLVGTKLVVLSACMTGVGKVRIGDGVYGLRRAMVMAGAETQVMSLWSVDDAATRELMEAYYDRLLAGCGRSEAMRLGQLEMLDRPDRAHPYYWASFIVSGSDAPLGST